The genomic region tcatgtaaagcgcatccatgctgccgaaaccgaaagcagaatgacatgctcctctatgctcgacgtcaatatagaaaaaagtttggatcttcgcttacattaaaattaaaattataatttgaccttactttgtgttgaatacgacttcaaaaacaattcaagattttattaagagaaatattgtggccaacacgagtgttaagttacctaaaagatcgcgtgaagttggctgctatctactttgcgttcgttctcattttcctccatcatttcataggccagaaacagatgttttgacgtaatttaacttagtaggctatgattattatttaaccgtagtcttctagacattttgactgtttggggcattgaatgctggtgtatgattttcagggaataaagtttagcgcatgtcggaacatcattgcgctcgcagcctccaactcctcaaacgtcctttaaattgtgatataacgtaggctataaggcacggttctaacataccttacacattggcctaacgaaaataataattgttggggcgtctgctgatttgttagttataaatttaggtctaattacttctgacagtctgcaagcattgcaccgtcgggtcttcaagtctggctgaagcagaggagcgggctttccggggtttattttttcgttttttttttttttttttaacatgctccatttctatatgtccaggtttgaactaagtcattttggcaagatttaatttaatacaaaacagaaatggtcagacacaagcacgccaagcacatgggaatgtattttgccaattctgacagcgcatgtttttttaatgccgcaccgtagacagcgaacgtttaaacatgatcaaacataggaaatgaacgacacaaagcatggctcaaaaacaaaaaagttaaataaaccctgctgatagttgatggtgttgcaacacatcagtgttataacccaatctctacccaaccacccgtcattttaattctcctcggatcagcaccaacctcacatttggccttgggagagttcagttgacggaaatccgtcacacgacggaaaactttaatccatgcatacatgagctcacacatatctgtgattggctagaggagagagagtatgccatccctcccagccagagagcatggccaattttgttcTCTTGGCATCTGGCCATGGATACCAGTCACATGATCAGGGTtttaactcatgatctcctgacaAGAGGGCAATGATTCAGTCTTTTTGAAGGAGTCACTACACTGAATGAATCTGTATCAGTCACTGCCATGCACAGAGTCATTGCTGATGATGGGGTTCATAACTGCCGTACATCATACCTATTTCTATATTCAACTTCATGATTACCATACAGAGACtttacatacagttgtggtcagaagtttacatacagtgacatgaatgtcatcttggatatgaatgtcacgtcaatatttgggctttcagtaatttctttgaactgttctttttctgtggcagaatgtacagcatacagctttaataaaaaaaaaacactagaatttggtgcacaagttttaattttctttgggttttctgaaatcaacacagggtcaaaatcatACATACAgggttacatacgctcacttagattattcattcagaggtgctgaaacttccaaaacgtctcttatcttgccaaggccgaggtctcttaacttcctgttagtgatcatgattgactacagctggtagcttctctgtactttcataaaaagggtttgtttacagcacatttttttgattgaccaacacacagtaaaatgggaaagtccaaggagctcagtgcagatctgagaaagaggatcacagatgtacacaactctggaatgtctcttggagccatttctaaacaactgcaaattccaagatcagttcaaacaattgtatgcaagttattgtgaggtgtagtcactttgccaagccactttgcttcaagaaaacccaaactgtcactctcagctgaaaggaaattggtttggatggtcaggaacaacctggaaaccaccatggcacagccctgccatgaactggaagctgatggatcactgtctacacttcagatcaccatggactaagaggctgctatccaaggaataaccccctgctccaaaactgacactttCAAGCTTaagtaaagtttgaagctgatcacacagacaaagaaaaagccttctgaaggatagctgtatggtcagatgagacaaagattgagttgtttggccacaatggccaccatgtacagagggacactgtaccagctggtgtttggtggtaggatcatcatgctctggggctgttttgctgccagtgaaacaggttcattgcacaaagtcgatggaataatgaaggaggaggactacataagaattcttcagcataaaccatcagaaacttgaacatgacttgagagttacaacagggcaatgaacccaaacacgcatcagagctggttgtggaggataaagcaggctaacattaagcttaaaacaagtcctgacttcaaccctattgaaaatatatggaccgtgcttacaagtagagtccatgccaagaaaaaaaaattaattgaaccaattctaccatgaagagtcgtgaaatatccaactagaattctgccagaagcttgttcatggtaaacaaaaatgtttggtcaaggtgaatcttgcaaagagacattttacccagatATTAAGTGCACTGTATGTGAATTTTTgaacctgtgttgatttcagaaaacctaaagaaaattaaaactcgtACACCAAATtctagcgttttttttttttaaattaaagccgtatgctgtacattctgccacagaaaaagaacagttcaaagaaatgactgaaagcccaaatattgccatgacattcatatccaagatgacattcatgtcactgtatgtaaacttctgaccacaactgtaggtttATGCTTCTCTTTTTCTGCGATTCAGTGAATCCTGTTCGGGCTCATTTGATCGGAGCAGGAAATTAGCTCGTAATGATTCTTAGCTACTGTCACATTGCTTAAGCCGTCTGCCTTAAATAGCGGACTGATCAAATATATATATTGCATATTTGGACAAAGTGATTTAGTGAATGAATCATTTAGCTGAATTCAAATGACTCAAACATTTCATCAGGAATGCTCTTCACAAAATCCGTCCAAGAAAATGTATCAAGTTTTAACAACGTTCCAAAAAAACCATATGTGCGCTTTGGAATCACCGCTGCTCCGTTGGTGTGGGTGGAGTGTTAATTATGCCGTTGATATGCCTGTGTAAAGTCTTAACACTAAACCACAGGCTGTTGTCTTACCAAAGGCAGCCTCGGAAAAGTAGTTTTTGAGGATGTTAGTGCAGAACTGGCAGAGATTGTGAAGCTGTTTTAGGTGCTGTTGGAGCTGAGCACTGGGCAGACTGGCTTTATGGAGAGGTGCAAGGTAGCCAAAAACAAAGGCATCCAAACTTGTGGGCCTAGAGCACATAAAACACAAACAGTAATGCACCAGAACAGCATGTTATTCTTATTTCAGTAGTTAACACTCACTGCACATGCTCAGTGTTACAGTAGGGCTTAAGACGAACGTGGATAAACATTATATTAGTGTAAATTTCTATCAAAATAATAAGCACAGATAACATGAGCAATGATGTAATCAAAAACGTATTTCCATCGAATCTTGCTCAGATTACAGAAACTCTCTTAATCAAGTCCAAAAGCTGAACTGCTGCTGTTGGATGGAAACGTGGGCTCAGAACTGAACTTACATGTTTCCAAAGAAGAAGTGCGACGACCCCAGTCTGTGTGAAAGCAAATTTAGACACTCCTTGGCTTCACTGTAGATCTGCACACAAAAATGCATCGTTGACAAATGAGACATAATTAACTGAGAAAATACACAGACTGTTGGACTTGTATCAGAATGTCTTCTACAGCCATCTGAAGTTGGCAGGTTTTGGACATGCAAAAATTTGGGAGCTTTGAGCTCACAGCAGCAGTAACTCCTAAGCGAAGGGTGATAAACTATTTTCCATCTACTGCTTAGAAACCGCAGACAGAGCGCAGACAACCCGGGAGACCGTTTAAAAGCAGGCTGCTATCAAATCCAATGTCACCCTTTTAATGGAGGACATTCAGAATAGACCGGGTTGCACATTTTTCTCCCTTTTTCTGATATAATAGGGCTAAATTTAAGCATATGCtaattaaataatactggctagtGTTgagtggtacagtggtgcttgaaagtttgtgaaccctttagaattttctatatttctgcataaatatgacccaaaacatcatcggattttcacacaagtcctaaaagtagataaagagagcccagttaaacaaatgagacaaaaatattatacttggtcatttatttattgaagaaaatgatccaatattacatatctgtgagtggcaaaagtatgtgaacctttgctttcagtatctggtgtgacccccttgtgcagcgataactgcaactaaacgtttccggtagctgttgatcagtcctgcacaccagcttggaggaattttagcccattcctccgtacaggacATCTTCAACtcggggatgttggtgggtttcctcaaatgaactactcacttcaggtccttccacaacatttccattggattaaggtcaggactttgacttggccattccaaaacattaactttattcttctttaaccattctttggtagaacgacttgtgtgcttagggccgttgtcttgctgcatgacccaccttctcttgagattcagttcatggacagatgtcctgacattttcctttagaattcgctggtataattcagaattcattgttccatcaatgatggcaagccatcctggcccagatgcagcaaaataggcccaaaccatgatactaccaccaccatgtttcacagatggaataaggttcttatgctggaatgcagtgttttcctttctccaaacataacgcttctcatttaaaccaaaacgtttgattttggtctcatccgtccacaaaacatttgtccaatagccttctggcttgtccacatgatctttagcagactgtagacaagcagcaatgttctttttggagagcagtggctttctccttgcagccctgccatgcacaccattgttgttcagtgttttcctgatggtggactcatgagcattaacattagccaatgtgagagaggccttcagttgcttagaagttaccctggggtcctttgtgacctcgccgactattacacgccttgctcttagagtgatctttgttggtcacccactcctggggagggtaacgatggtcttgagtttcctccatttgtacacagtctgtctgtctgtggattggtggagtccaagctctttagagatggttttgtaatgttttccagcctgatgagcatcagtaacactttttctgaggtcctcaaaaatctcctttgttcgtgccatgatacacttccacaaacatgtgttgtgaagatcagactttgatagatccttgttctttaaataaaacagggtgcccactcacacctgattgtcatcccattgactgaaaacacctgactctaatttcaccttcaaattaactgctcatcctagtggttcacatacttttgccactcacagacatgtaatattggctcattttcctcaataaataaattaccaagtataatatttttgtctcatttgtttaactgggttctctttatctacctttaggacttgtgtgaaaatccgatgatgttttaggtcatatttatgcagaaatatagaaaattctaaagggttcacaaactttcaagcaccactgtatatcagatatattccattcagctcacaTAATACTGAAtaagtcgctgaatggaatatatctgatataccactcaacatcagccattattattattattattattattatacgcacgtactctcttttccagtttttcgatgtccgttggtatgtttttctcttataaacagaagggaaccatcagggccttcaaggccttcagagaagcccaaacatatcagcatttcaaacattatatttcatttctttctttcatgataattattctcttctaatttggcctcattttctgccaaatttccttcagaaatgaaagggttactgtactgaaaacattaaaatcgagttatccaaatgagatttttttgtttgttgtctctaggctgagaagagtttagagctggctcactcactggttaggacttcattgtcgGGACAGAAGGCCgagggaagtgacagatgaattaaccaatcagattttgatttatagggggagggaccaaaaatttatcaccctcggcattctcaaaggccaatgtgagcttaacAGCACAGCAgcaaagtcaccttccagccagtgtagtgtttatcagtagtgttagcgaatgctaataaagtggtcaagccagtgctatcaagggcaagtagcacaggctaacgaccgagaaactaagatttctgtctccagactcttcttccatgttgcacgctcgctacagtatttttcactcatacttaagtattaatttcccaatgtaatttacttagttacttttaaaatcaacagctACATACAacggcgcgacctggcagcctgctgctaatcccttacaaaattctttgccctgttgctttttcggtgtctaagttttggctgagctaaaGTCCCAgcgctaatagtaacggttcaccactgcttgtaaatatgagtaaagaatatctaattaagttttggtagcctttctggtgttcaacacgtctttctttcccggcgaacaaagaaatgcttctgtgcatacgcagcagaaaactcgctcactggatattcacatcagctccgacatgtgatgttattttgtcttgacaaccatgaaacatcataaaccatattgaacGCCCATTctgttgggtagagtgacgtaatacacgcaggataagcaatatgctaacaatattgcatgctatcaaaccaaatgaatgaaacctgctagaagggaatagaacacacgtttttattccatccaaaaagtgtcctgtatgtataataattagcaATATCATCCTCAAAAGAGGGATTAATTGTTACAAAGAACTGGATCCATGGTGATATTTTTAATAAGTAATACCTTTCCTTCCACCTCTGCGACTGAATGCAGTGGAGCTTCTGCTTTAGTCAGGAGGATCCTGGACAGAGCCACGCTCGCCTGGCGGCCTGGCACAAAGAAGTTGAGAGGGAATGGAGAACGGGAAGCAAACCAAGGCCTCGTCAGGCTGGCGTAGTTCTCCGTGTCCACCCAGAACGTATGAAGCTGCAAACACACATGGTCTAACGTCAATGGACAACAGAACGAGATTTGTGATGGATGAACGTTTCAGGAACTACAGATGCACTAACCAAAGCTGGCCTCAGTTTCTCCTCCAGGAGAGCAATGTAGGCCATGGTGTCAGCTCCCTGCTTAGCGGACAGCTCATAATCTGCGTTGCATCTCTGTTCAGGGCATAAAGAAAGCTTGGTATTAATATATGTTTTTCCTGAGGTTATGTGCTGAATTTATTCACACTCTGTCAGTGGCTGATCTAGAAAAGCATCATCTCACCTTGATACTATAGACTTGAACCTGAGAACTGCTGCTGTGATCCTAAAGACCTGTGTCCTGTGTTTATCCCAGGACTCTTATACACAATATACAATAAAGTACATCCTTTCAACACATTTAGTACTATTAAACTTTACATTATACAGTTGTAGAAGAGTAAAGATTTATAAAATCATACTCATCCAGAGGAGGACAGGTTCCATTTTGAGTCCAGTTCCTCTCAGGGATTCTTCCTCATGGCATCTCAGCGAGGTTTGACTTACCACTGTCCCGCTAAGATCGAAGCAAGTCCTggctatgactttaaactgcaaccagtggtgagtctcagattcgggaggacttgagtattgggaaaagtggagttaccccttaatcaccattgctcccaggtccggtctgacccggagtggtagcacctgcctgcgtTCCAACTATGGGTTAaacagtacatcaccaataaggcgctggcagcagggcacttttcggtgcaatgtggcagataaacccaactagcctgggcccgcccatcctaagtgtgatgcaacacaaGGGGCTGTtgtgaacttagtctggcaaggcaagctatctccagctcttccaagctcccgaaaaatcgggagccaatcaactttgagcatctccaacggccctgggtagaggcgtgttcaaggcagtgacgtagtagaactgcgaccggaagccatagattgtttacagaatctatgccggaagcgcttcattcactagaaacattacgaacatggagcagcgacaagcctttgacacagcagtagatgctgtattgaaagcattcaacgggaagttctcattgaaaacggcgcAAAGAGCAGCCATGGAGGCATTtactgaaaggaaggacgttttcgccttgctcccgaccggcttcggtaagagtttaatctaccagttagctagcctgggcccgtccatcctaagtgtgacgcaacacggggggctgttgcaaAGTTcctgtcgcgtcacatacgtcagaggaaagagtgatgtgattggtttaagcttcgtcacagccttttctggctttgaccagtagcaaactgaggcatttcagggaggcgggtcaaccacacgctttgggaaacggttgggcttaatatctatgccagaccaatgctcgcagagctttgaagttgcgttagccagactaaaacCCAACATGGTCAATggtacaccaccagatggcatgtggaagagccacttaaatggccaatggatggcatcactcagcaagttggttgtgactgcagggcaacttccatacccatcaggtctgtggcacttttatgcatcacttggcatcaggtctggcggtccagagagacaacacaatgggggcacaacatcgcttgtcttaccttactgtgcaaggcactttgttaggagaggagatAGGCTCATTCATGCCACCACTACGGCCGACTCTGTCGCCCTGGTGTGTGCCTCATGGCCCATttgcgtttctgcgcatcctaacgaagcagtcatcatcactagcgatggacagccgaagGAAGATCTAAGTCTACATCCagatttctgtgaagctgctttgtgaccatgTCTATTGTTTAACcttctatacaaataaaattgaatagagAGGACAAAGGGGTGGCAGGTAGTTTTCCGCTTCCAATGACATCTCTACAacacaaaatgcatccaaatatgAAGAGTTTGGCTCCAAAACACAATAAgcgccattaaaaaaaataataatcaagttCCCACCAAAAGTCGTCTGGCATTTGATCGCTATTCAAAGTTC from Neoarius graeffei isolate fNeoGra1 chromosome 24, fNeoGra1.pri, whole genome shotgun sequence harbors:
- the mtx3 gene encoding metaxin-3 isoform X1; translation: MAAPMELLCWGGDWDLPSVHTESLIVLAYAKFAGANLTVKLVDWTWRTITATVPQLHYEGASVTEPTQILNFLRRNRCNADYELSAKQGADTMAYIALLEEKLRPALLHTFWVDTENYASLTRPWFASRSPFPLNFFVPGRQASVALSRILLTKAEAPLHSVAEVEGKIYSEAKECLNLLSHRLGSSHFFFGNMPTSLDAFVFGYLAPLHKASLPSAQLQQHLKQLHNLCQFCTNILKNYFSEAAFGSLPTSQDAVDANLQKLTQLVNKESNLIEKMDDNLRSSPQHRPSRPHKPEAKKPSSLTTDRNLTLA
- the mtx3 gene encoding metaxin-3 isoform X3, yielding MAAPMELLCWGGDWDLPSVHTESLIVLAYAKFAGANLTVKLVDWTWRTITATVPQLHYEGASVTEPTQILNFLRRNRCNADYELSAKQGADTMAYIALLEEKLRPALLHTFWVDTENYASLTRPWFASRSPFPLNFFVPGRQASVALSRILLTKAEAPLHSVAEVEGKIYSEAKECLNLLSHRLGSSHFFFGNMPTSLDAFVFGYLAPLHKASLPSAQLQQHLKQLHNLCQFCTNILKNYFSEAAFDG
- the mtx3 gene encoding metaxin-3 isoform X2; its protein translation is MDRSTVPQLHYEGASVTEPTQILNFLRRNRCNADYELSAKQGADTMAYIALLEEKLRPALLHTFWVDTENYASLTRPWFASRSPFPLNFFVPGRQASVALSRILLTKAEAPLHSVAEVEGKIYSEAKECLNLLSHRLGSSHFFFGNMPTSLDAFVFGYLAPLHKASLPSAQLQQHLKQLHNLCQFCTNILKNYFSEAAFGSLPTSQDAVDANLQKLTQLVNKESNLIEKMDDNLRSSPQHRPSRPHKPEAKKPSSLTTDRNLTLA